One window of the Candidatus Glassbacteria bacterium genome contains the following:
- a CDS encoding cupin domain-containing protein, which yields MSQTAEEVIELLGLVPLEIEGGWYREVWRSRHVAGAETLGKPFSSVRSLATSIYYLLTPETVSAIHRLSSDEIFHFYFGDPVRMLQLYPDNKAKIMDLGTDLAAGQRPQVVVPGGTWQGCLLIDGGRFALMGTTVSPGFEFEDFVRGSRGHLLASYPEHAGLIERLTPDEA from the coding sequence ATGTCCCAGACTGCGGAAGAAGTGATCGAGCTGCTGGGGCTGGTACCGCTGGAAATCGAGGGCGGCTGGTACCGCGAGGTGTGGCGCAGCAGGCACGTGGCAGGCGCGGAAACACTGGGCAAGCCGTTCTCCTCGGTCCGCTCGCTGGCCACGTCGATATACTACCTGCTCACCCCGGAAACCGTGTCGGCTATCCACCGCCTGTCCAGCGACGAGATCTTCCATTTTTACTTCGGCGACCCTGTGCGGATGCTCCAGCTCTATCCGGACAACAAAGCCAAAATAATGGACCTGGGCACTGACCTGGCCGCCGGGCAGCGGCCGCAGGTGGTTGTACCCGGCGGGACCTGGCAGGGCTGCCTGCTGATCGACGGCGGCAGGTTCGCGCTGATGGGGACCACCGTGTCGCCGGGGTTCGAGTTCGAGGATTTTGTCCGCGGCAGCCGCGGGCACTTGCTCGCCAGCTACCCGGAGCATGCCGGTCTGATCGAACGGCTCACTCCTGATGAGGCATAA
- a CDS encoding MFS transporter, producing the protein MDRKFQDSGHSPERLILPVILFAGTLTVMAGTIIAPVLNVMRDQLGVGPSRAGLIITTHSVFIALLSPFIGHLIDRVGVRRPLVAGLVLYSAAGGAGLVIDSWWPLIVSRALLGAGAAVIFIANTVMILNLYSGRRRNRVMGWRSSANALGAAIWPAIGGALGAYSWHWPFAAYLAGIPLALLVLFIIPETHRTQPDGPENNNVSLVQIFRAAPVLLGIYGLIFLSSVLLYALVVYGPPLMEQASITNPFQIGLFVSSMGLASALVAVMYGRIKASFSYRALIMFALALWTVAFLPISQWLSAGIIAAAFTVYGASQGVISPVCMVWIGEVTPRSYLGRVSSYLGSFAFVGQFASPVIFAPVALRAGPQGVFFVSGMIGVLLLVILAIFWRK; encoded by the coding sequence TTGGACCGTAAATTTCAGGACAGCGGCCATTCCCCGGAACGCCTGATCCTGCCGGTAATCCTGTTCGCCGGGACGCTGACCGTGATGGCCGGGACGATTATCGCGCCGGTGCTGAACGTGATGCGCGACCAGCTTGGCGTAGGCCCCTCGCGGGCCGGGCTGATTATCACCACCCACTCGGTGTTTATCGCCCTGCTGAGCCCGTTTATCGGCCACCTGATCGACCGGGTGGGCGTGCGCAGGCCGCTTGTCGCCGGGCTGGTGCTTTACTCCGCCGCCGGCGGCGCGGGTCTGGTGATCGACTCCTGGTGGCCGCTGATTGTCAGCCGGGCCCTGTTGGGAGCCGGCGCGGCGGTGATCTTTATCGCCAACACCGTGATGATCCTCAACCTGTACAGCGGCCGGCGGCGCAACCGGGTGATGGGCTGGCGATCGAGCGCCAACGCGTTGGGAGCGGCAATCTGGCCTGCGATCGGCGGGGCGCTGGGCGCGTATTCCTGGCACTGGCCGTTCGCCGCCTACCTGGCCGGAATTCCGCTGGCGCTGCTCGTGTTGTTTATCATCCCCGAGACCCACCGGACTCAACCGGACGGACCTGAAAATAATAATGTATCCCTGGTGCAGATCTTCCGCGCCGCCCCGGTCCTGTTAGGGATATACGGGCTGATATTCCTGTCCAGCGTACTGCTTTACGCGCTGGTGGTCTACGGTCCGCCGCTGATGGAGCAGGCCTCGATCACCAATCCGTTCCAGATCGGCCTGTTCGTCTCCTCCATGGGCCTGGCCAGCGCGCTGGTGGCGGTAATGTACGGCCGGATAAAAGCGTCGTTCAGCTACCGCGCGCTGATCATGTTCGCCCTGGCTTTATGGACGGTTGCGTTCCTGCCGATTTCGCAGTGGCTGTCCGCCGGGATAATCGCCGCCGCATTCACAGTTTACGGAGCAAGCCAGGGCGTGATATCCCCGGTATGCATGGTCTGGATCGGCGAGGTCACTCCCCGCTCTTATCTGGGCAGGGTCAGTTCGTATCTCGGTTCGTTCGCATTCGTGGGCCAGTTCGCCTCGCCGGTAATTTTCGCGCCGGTGGCCCTGCGGGCGGGACCCCAGGGTGTATTTTTCGTATCCGGGATGATCGGCGTGCTGCTGCTGGTTATTCTCGCGATTTTCTGGAGGAAATGA
- a CDS encoding glycosyltransferase family 9 protein, whose translation MRKRYAKILIYNTAFPGDIILTTPLVRAVYNRFPGAYIAFCTTPSGVRLLAGLSYLDRLIVYDKHSRDKGIRGLLRTALQLRNERFDLAFSVHRSARTAFLLRLAGIPERIGFAQSALPGLYTSRVERPREVHETLRNIGLLAPFGVNPSLVPTRPMLPVTGEEANHVFGILGIDLPRGDGPVVLVAPGSVWGTKRWLAESYGRLIDELTSQLGARVIMVGTTTDREQAQKVLDSCGSSVLDMVGMTDLRELCALVRKADLVITGDSAPMHVAWAFDIPTVAIFGSTVPGLGFAPDSERCRVVELKGLECRPCSDHGPQACPLGHFQCMKGVSVEMVFSACREMIDLGRAPAGDVAGKPSR comes from the coding sequence GTGCGCAAGCGTTACGCTAAGATCCTGATCTACAACACGGCCTTCCCTGGCGACATTATCCTGACCACACCGTTGGTGCGCGCAGTCTACAACCGTTTCCCCGGCGCGTATATCGCTTTCTGCACCACGCCCAGCGGGGTACGTCTGCTGGCCGGCCTTTCCTACCTGGACCGCCTGATAGTCTACGACAAGCACAGCCGGGACAAGGGTATCCGCGGGCTGCTGCGCACTGCGCTGCAGTTGCGTAATGAGCGGTTCGACCTCGCATTCTCGGTCCATCGCAGCGCGCGAACAGCGTTCCTGCTGCGCCTGGCCGGTATCCCCGAGCGGATCGGATTCGCCCAGAGCGCCCTGCCGGGACTTTACACCAGCCGGGTGGAGCGTCCCCGCGAGGTCCACGAGACCCTGCGCAATATCGGCCTGCTGGCGCCCTTCGGCGTCAACCCATCGCTGGTCCCCACCAGACCCATGCTCCCGGTAACCGGCGAAGAGGCCAACCACGTCTTCGGCATCCTGGGAATCGACCTCCCGCGCGGCGACGGTCCGGTGGTGCTGGTTGCTCCCGGCTCGGTGTGGGGCACCAAGCGCTGGCTGGCCGAGAGCTACGGCAGGCTGATCGATGAGCTTACCTCGCAGCTCGGCGCGCGGGTGATCATGGTCGGCACCACCACCGACCGCGAGCAGGCGCAAAAAGTGCTGGATTCCTGCGGCTCGTCGGTGCTGGACATGGTGGGCATGACCGACCTTCGCGAACTATGCGCCCTGGTGCGCAAGGCCGACCTGGTGATCACCGGAGACAGCGCCCCGATGCATGTCGCCTGGGCGTTCGATATCCCCACCGTGGCGATTTTCGGCAGCACGGTGCCCGGTCTCGGGTTCGCCCCGGATTCCGAGCGCTGCCGGGTGGTGGAGTTGAAAGGACTCGAATGCCGCCCCTGCAGCGACCACGGACCGCAGGCCTGCCCGCTGGGCCATTTCCAGTGCATGAAAGGCGTCAGCGTGGAGATGGTATTTTCGGCCTGCCGGGAGATGATCGACCTGGGCCGCGCCCCGGCCGGCGATGTGGCCGGGAAACCATCTCGATAA